The genomic window CCGGTTCCAGAAGTTGACGATGCCGTCCCAGTACAGGCCGGTCGGCAGCGACAGCGGGCCGTTGGCGGCGTAGTCGGCCGGGCTCTTGACCGCGTTGAGAGCGATCACCAGCAGCGGCCCGACCAGCAGCAGTAGCAGTACCAGCAGGCCGGCGAGGACGAAGAAGCGGACCGGGTCGCGGTGGCGCAGAGAGGCCGGTGGGGTGGTGACGGTCATCGCAGTTCCTCCGACCGGTGCTGGAGTCGCAGGAACAGGAACGCGAGGATCACGATCAGGATGGTCAGTACGGTGGAGATCGCCGACCCGTACCCGACCTGGGCCTTCTCGAAGTAGTTCTTGTAGGCGAAGTACGACGGCACCAGTGTGGAGTTGCTGGGCCCGCCCTTGGTGAGCACGAAGACCTGACCGAAGATCTTCAGCGCGGCGATCGTGGTGGTGATCATGACGACGTAGAACTCGGGCCGGATCATGTAGACAGTGATCTTGCGGAACCGCTGCCACCAGGTCGCACCGTCCAGATCGGCCGCCTCGTAGAGCGACGGATCGATCCGCGACAGGCCGGACATGAACATCACGACCGGGTAGCCGAGCTGGAACCAGATCATCACCAGCATCACGCTGTAGAGCGCGTAATCGGGGTCACCGAGCCAGTTCTTGGCCAGCCCACCGAGCCCGACCGCTTCCAGGATCCGGTTGAGCGCGCCGTAACTCGGGTGCAGGATCCAGCTCCAGATGATGCCGGTGACCGCCACCGGAATCACCTGCGGCAGGTAGTACCCGGACCGGAAGAGACCTGCCCACCGATCACCGAAACGCTTGCCCACGTAGTCGAAGAGCACGGCGGCCAGAACCAGGCCGATCAGTGTCGGGATCACCGCCATCGCGAACACCAGCAGACCGATGTTCCCGAACGACTGCCAGAACAGGGTGTCGCCGAACAATCTGGTGTAGTTGTCGAAGCCGACCCAGCGCGGATCGCCGACGCCGGACCATTTGGTGAAGCTGTAGTACACCGTCATCACCAGCGGCACGACGATCACCGCGAGTGAGGCGAGCACGCCGGGAATCAGATAGACCGCGTAACCGCGGTCCCGGGTAACACGACCGGCCATGCCGGGCCCCTTCCGTTCGCGGCGCGGGCGGTGGTCACCGCCCGCGCCGCGCGCTGCTCATTTGCCGAGGTCTGCCAAGTTCTCGTTGTACGGCTTGGCGATCTCGTCCAGGAAGGCGTCCGGAGTCTTCGAGCCGTTGATCAGGCCTTGTGTTCCGGCCACGAGTACGTCGTAGTAACCGGGCGCCGGCCAGTCGGGGTAGAACGCGAGCCCGTCCGAAGTGGAGATCTTGTTGAAGGTCTCGACGAGTTCCTTGTTCTTCGGGTCGGTGATGGCCGACGGGTCGGCCGCGACCGGGACACCGCCGGAGTTGCCGAGCAGCGCCTGCACCTCGGGCGACATGGTGATGTCGATGAAGTCGTACGCCAGGGCCTTGGCCTTGCTCTTCTCCGGCACCACCCACAGGTTGCCGCTGGAGCCGGGGTGCAGGGTGTTACCCGGGAAGAGGAAGGTGCCCCACTCGAAGTCCTTGATCTCCGAGGCGAACCGGCCGTACCACCAGGAGCCGGAGATCAGGATCGGGAACTCGCCCTTGGTGAAGGAGACGCCCATGTCCTCGGCCTTGATGCCGGCCGAGTCCTTGCCGACGTAGCCCTTCGACACCCAGTCGGCGAACGTCTGCGCGGCGTAGGTCAACTGCGGGCCCTTGAAGTCGACCTTGTTCTTGTAGAGCTGGTAGTCGTCGACGAACGCACGGTCGGCCTTCGACAGGGCCAGTTCGTAGACGATCTGCTGCGCCGGGTACTCGGCGCCGCCGACGGCGAGCGGGGTCACCTTGTTCTGCACGAACGTGTCCATCACCTTGGTGAACTCGTCGAGCGTCGTCGGGACGGCCAGCTTGTACTTGTCGAACAGCTTCTTGTTGTAGTAAACGGTGACGAACTCACCGTAGTTGGGCACCCCGAAGACCTTGCCGCTGCCCATGATGCCGTCTTCGTCGTACTTGGCAGTGGTCTGCAGGCTGGCACTCAGTTTCTTGTCCCAGCCACGCTTGGTGAACTCGTCGGAGAGGTCGGTGAGCAGGCCCTGCTTGGACAGCAGACCGGCGGTCGCGTTGCCCTTGTTGTACTCGAGGATGTCCGGGGCGCTGTCCGAGTTGAGGATCATCTGGGCGTTCTGCTGGATCTGCTCGAAGCCCTTCTCCTCGAACTTGACCTCGACGCCGGGGTGACTTGCCTTGAACAGTTCGATCGATTTGTTCCAGGCGATGCCCATGGCGCTCTCAGGGCCCTCGTAGTGCCAGAGGTTCAGGACTTTCGCGTCAGCGCCCTCCTCCGAGGAGGACTCGTCGCCGCCGCAGGCGGTCAGGCCGAGGGAAACCGCAAGTAAGAGTGCACCGGCCGCCAGGCCGGAACGTGATCGGAACATAGCCGTCCTCCCAGAGGGACTGGTCGAGGAAAGTAAGCGAAACAACTCGTCGAAGCGCTTCGACGATGGCTCTTGTCGAGACGCTATTGATTCAGCCTGGCTCGTGTCAACGGTGTGACGCGGAGATTTCGCGGCAGCTGTCCCGCTCGACCAGACTCGGCGCGAGCAGGCGGGTGTACTCGACACTGCGACCGTCCAGCAGCCGCATCGCAGTCTCCACGGCGAGGGTGCCGACATCGTGCGCCGGGATGTCGATCGAGGTCAGCGCGACCGGCATCGCCGTCGCCACGTCACGCGGGCAGACCGCCACGACCGAGATGTCCTCGGGAATCCGGCGGCCGGTGGCGTGCAGCAGGTCCAGCAGCGGGCGCAGCGCCTCCTCGTTGTGCACCACCAGCGCGGTGATGCCGTCGAGCTCGGCGTCCAGGTCGGCCATGCAGGACCGCACCCCCTCGGCGCCCGGCTCGCACGGGTGCGTCACCGTGCGCAGACCCAGGTCCACCGACGCGTCGAGGAACCCGGTGAGGAACCGGTCCGCGTACGTCGTCTGCCGCTTGTACACCGCCGGGGACGGGCCGACCAGGCCGATCCGGCGGTGACCGTGCCCAGCCAGGTGCGACAGCGCCTCCCGGGCGGCCGCGCCGAAGTCCAGATCGACACAGGCGATGCCGGTGTGGTCGGCCGGCAACCCGATCAGCACCGACGGCTGCTTCAACCTCCGCAGCGCCGGAATGCGCAGGTCGTCGCGCTCCAGATCCATCAATATCAACGCGTCGACCATGGTGCTGTGGGCGACCCGCTCCAGGCCGGCGGTGCCCTCGTCCTTGGTCAGAAGCAACACATCATGGTTGTACGACCGGGCCGCGGTCACCACGGCCGTGGCGAACTGCATGATGACCGGCACGTTCACATCCACCCGCAGCGGCGCGACCAGCGCGATCACGTTCGTCTTGCTGCTCGCCAGGGCGCGGGCGCCGGCGTGCGGGTGGAAACCCAGCTCCGCGATGGCGGCCTGCACACGG from Actinoplanes derwentensis includes these protein-coding regions:
- a CDS encoding LacI family DNA-binding transcriptional regulator; translation: MPTINDVAKAAGVSPSTVSYVLSGRRPISAETRARVQAAIAELGFHPHAGARALASSKTNVIALVAPLRVDVNVPVIMQFATAVVTAARSYNHDVLLLTKDEGTAGLERVAHSTMVDALILMDLERDDLRIPALRRLKQPSVLIGLPADHTGIACVDLDFGAAAREALSHLAGHGHRRIGLVGPSPAVYKRQTTYADRFLTGFLDASVDLGLRTVTHPCEPGAEGVRSCMADLDAELDGITALVVHNEEALRPLLDLLHATGRRIPEDISVVAVCPRDVATAMPVALTSIDIPAHDVGTLAVETAMRLLDGRSVEYTRLLAPSLVERDSCREISASHR
- a CDS encoding extracellular solute-binding protein — its product is MFRSRSGLAAGALLLAVSLGLTACGGDESSSEEGADAKVLNLWHYEGPESAMGIAWNKSIELFKASHPGVEVKFEEKGFEQIQQNAQMILNSDSAPDILEYNKGNATAGLLSKQGLLTDLSDEFTKRGWDKKLSASLQTTAKYDEDGIMGSGKVFGVPNYGEFVTVYYNKKLFDKYKLAVPTTLDEFTKVMDTFVQNKVTPLAVGGAEYPAQQIVYELALSKADRAFVDDYQLYKNKVDFKGPQLTYAAQTFADWVSKGYVGKDSAGIKAEDMGVSFTKGEFPILISGSWWYGRFASEIKDFEWGTFLFPGNTLHPGSSGNLWVVPEKSKAKALAYDFIDITMSPEVQALLGNSGGVPVAADPSAITDPKNKELVETFNKISTSDGLAFYPDWPAPGYYDVLVAGTQGLINGSKTPDAFLDEIAKPYNENLADLGK
- a CDS encoding carbohydrate ABC transporter permease; the encoded protein is MAGRVTRDRGYAVYLIPGVLASLAVIVVPLVMTVYYSFTKWSGVGDPRWVGFDNYTRLFGDTLFWQSFGNIGLLVFAMAVIPTLIGLVLAAVLFDYVGKRFGDRWAGLFRSGYYLPQVIPVAVTGIIWSWILHPSYGALNRILEAVGLGGLAKNWLGDPDYALYSVMLVMIWFQLGYPVVMFMSGLSRIDPSLYEAADLDGATWWQRFRKITVYMIRPEFYVVMITTTIAALKIFGQVFVLTKGGPSNSTLVPSYFAYKNYFEKAQVGYGSAISTVLTILIVILAFLFLRLQHRSEELR